A region from the Desulfoglaeba alkanexedens ALDC genome encodes:
- a CDS encoding DUF3458 domain-containing protein, translating into MQRRRFKFLREDFGDLPVRLEHLRLYISFFEDRVEVTNTLRLKASTSLQALDLDARDLEIHEVAWIEGGTDDEPGAERPLDHEVRSVENKLRVFLPRRLEPGDPFRIRTRTTCRPSEHILEGIYRDTTPEGAPQQYMSQCQQWGFQRIAPILDDCRAKCTLTTTLEGDARYTHLISNGNISRRHNPEGRSVLKPGDPGRQVITYENPVPMAPYLFIACAGTWDTLEDRVTYPDGRTVRLEYLVPPGRAEQARIPMEILKDAVLWVRETQGYTYSGETYRTICMNKSNFGGMENVGNTTIVTDAALIDEHSLDSHILYAHAVIVHEFEHNQCGSETTMETPFDMWLNEAFTVDVERRYMADRFDPAFIRLQQVDSIRNPLLGPLAIEDGGHAGRIVREGFNDPDELVDAVTYVKAAEVIRMLRLLLGEDVFRRGKDIYFSRYRHGNANTDQFFACFEEVSSRSLDRFKRQWLYRIGYPAVRAETSFDPARGRFEAIFRQDPEGEAQEPFPLPIALALVAEDGRDIPGTAGIFECDGTEARWVVDNLRERPAFASMNRGASFYGTFHHVNATPEERRAQVLKDPDPFNRVEAFRLLTDRERVRLLLDPDAEIDGAWLDLYGRLLDEPDLPSSLRAYFLRIDEQPLDRKYAAWYPELVAARDRLMKEVNRRYREDLVAHFQAIDTRRQPTTPRDGIEERLLKSVLLDLIAVDDSEASHRIILDHFRSAANATDRVAALSALNRSSAPQRREILEQVYRDWHGHLSGYANYLKVVAGGSCDDVFEMIEKEKNRPSFDITQPTWSRALFVTMAANTRKVWTDEGIQWIADRVVELAPVNSTVASRLLNTFQQVNRLRPPLKEKVREALRYIADRVPDSVSATIAGQVRSYLGDP; encoded by the coding sequence ATGCAACGGAGGCGATTCAAGTTCCTGAGGGAAGATTTCGGCGACCTTCCGGTTCGGCTGGAACATTTGAGGCTCTACATCAGCTTTTTCGAAGATCGGGTGGAGGTGACGAACACCTTGCGCTTGAAGGCGTCCACCTCGCTTCAAGCCCTGGATCTCGACGCCCGGGACCTGGAAATCCACGAGGTGGCATGGATCGAGGGGGGAACCGACGACGAACCGGGCGCCGAAAGGCCCCTCGACCATGAGGTCCGCTCAGTCGAAAACAAGCTGCGGGTATTCCTGCCCCGCCGGCTGGAACCCGGTGACCCCTTCCGCATCCGCACCCGGACCACTTGCCGGCCGTCCGAACACATCCTGGAAGGCATCTACCGGGACACCACACCCGAGGGAGCTCCTCAGCAGTACATGTCCCAGTGCCAGCAGTGGGGGTTTCAGCGCATTGCCCCCATCCTCGACGACTGCCGCGCCAAGTGCACCCTGACCACCACCCTCGAAGGTGACGCCCGCTACACGCACCTCATCAGCAACGGAAACATCAGCCGCCGCCACAACCCCGAAGGCCGGTCTGTCCTCAAGCCGGGCGATCCCGGCCGGCAGGTGATCACCTACGAAAACCCCGTCCCCATGGCCCCGTATCTTTTCATCGCCTGCGCGGGAACCTGGGACACGCTGGAAGACCGGGTGACCTACCCCGACGGGCGGACGGTCCGCCTGGAATACCTGGTTCCGCCGGGACGGGCCGAACAGGCCCGCATCCCCATGGAAATCCTCAAGGACGCCGTCCTCTGGGTGCGCGAAACCCAAGGCTACACCTACTCCGGCGAAACCTACCGGACCATTTGCATGAACAAGTCCAATTTCGGGGGCATGGAAAACGTGGGCAACACCACCATCGTGACCGACGCAGCCCTCATCGACGAACACAGCCTGGACAGCCACATCCTCTACGCCCACGCCGTGATCGTCCACGAATTCGAACACAACCAGTGCGGCAGCGAAACCACCATGGAAACCCCCTTCGACATGTGGCTCAACGAAGCCTTCACGGTGGACGTGGAACGCCGCTACATGGCCGACCGTTTCGACCCCGCCTTCATCCGGCTGCAGCAGGTGGACAGCATCCGCAACCCCCTCTTGGGACCTCTGGCCATCGAGGACGGCGGCCATGCGGGGCGCATCGTCCGCGAAGGCTTCAACGACCCGGACGAACTGGTGGACGCCGTCACCTACGTGAAGGCTGCGGAGGTGATCCGCATGCTTCGGTTGCTCCTCGGCGAAGACGTCTTCCGCAGGGGCAAGGACATCTACTTCTCACGCTACCGGCATGGGAACGCCAATACGGATCAGTTCTTCGCGTGCTTCGAAGAAGTGTCCTCCAGGTCCCTCGATCGGTTCAAGCGGCAGTGGCTGTACCGTATCGGCTACCCGGCGGTCAGAGCGGAAACCTCCTTCGACCCGGCCCGCGGCCGGTTCGAAGCGATCTTCCGCCAGGATCCGGAGGGCGAGGCGCAGGAACCGTTTCCCCTACCCATCGCCCTGGCTCTGGTGGCCGAAGACGGGCGGGACATCCCCGGAACGGCCGGAATTTTTGAATGCGACGGCACCGAGGCGCGCTGGGTGGTGGACAACCTGCGGGAACGCCCCGCTTTCGCCTCCATGAACCGCGGAGCGTCCTTTTACGGCACCTTCCACCACGTGAACGCCACGCCGGAAGAACGCCGAGCACAGGTCCTCAAGGATCCGGACCCCTTCAACCGAGTGGAAGCCTTCCGCCTTCTGACCGACCGGGAACGGGTTCGGCTGCTGCTGGACCCGGATGCCGAAATCGACGGCGCATGGCTGGACCTCTACGGCCGCCTCCTCGACGAACCGGACCTCCCGAGCAGCCTCCGGGCCTATTTCCTGCGTATCGACGAACAGCCCTTGGACCGCAAATACGCCGCCTGGTACCCGGAACTCGTGGCCGCCAGAGACCGGCTCATGAAGGAAGTCAACCGCCGGTACCGGGAGGACCTGGTGGCGCACTTCCAAGCCATCGACACCCGCCGCCAGCCGACCACCCCCCGCGACGGGATCGAAGAACGCCTCCTCAAGAGCGTCCTGCTGGACCTCATCGCGGTGGATGACAGCGAAGCGTCCCACCGGATCATCCTTGACCACTTCCGCAGCGCCGCCAACGCCACCGACCGCGTCGCCGCTCTTTCGGCGCTCAACCGCTCCTCCGCTCCGCAGCGCCGAGAAATCCTGGAACAGGTCTACCGGGACTGGCACGGTCACCTTTCCGGCTACGCCAACTACCTGAAAGTGGTGGCCGGCGGTTCCTGCGACGACGTCTTCGAAATGATTGAAAAGGAAAAGAACCGCCCGTCGTTTGACATCACGCAGCCCACCTGGAGCCGGGCGCTTTTCGTCACCATGGCGGCAAACACCCGAAAGGTCTGGACCGACGAAGGCATCCAGTGGATCGCCGACCGGGTCGTGGAACTCGCCCCGGTGAACAGCACGGTGGCGAGCCGCCTGCTCAACACCTTTCAGCAGGTGAACCGGCTGAGGCCCCCGCTGAAGGAAAAGGTCCGCGAAGCCTTGCGCTATATCGCCGACCGGGTTCCCGATTCCGTTTCCGCCACCATCGCCGGCCAGGTCCGAAGCTACCTGGGCGACCCGTGA
- a CDS encoding Fur family transcriptional regulator encodes MTPQRTTILEAVRQIHGHPTADEVYERVRRVLPRVSLGTVYRNLEILAQEGMIQKIESGASQKRYDGNPSAHHHLRCLRCGRLEDAPLKRPLEAMEALAETQGYEVFGFLLEFVGICPACLGGEDSGGNGRRSN; translated from the coding sequence ATGACCCCTCAGCGAACCACGATCCTCGAAGCCGTGCGACAGATCCACGGTCACCCCACGGCGGACGAAGTCTACGAAAGGGTGCGGCGTGTTCTGCCCAGAGTCAGCCTGGGCACCGTGTATCGAAACCTTGAAATCCTGGCTCAGGAAGGAATGATTCAGAAGATCGAATCCGGGGCCAGCCAAAAGCGGTACGACGGGAATCCGTCTGCACATCATCACTTGAGGTGCTTGCGGTGCGGGCGGCTGGAGGATGCGCCGCTCAAAAGGCCGCTGGAGGCCATGGAAGCACTCGCGGAAACACAGGGCTACGAAGTGTTCGGATTCCTGCTGGAATTTGTCGGGATCTGCCCCGCATGCCTGGGCGGCGAGGATTCCGGCGGAAACGGACGGCGTTCAAACTGA